CTGTGTCCGTTCCGCATGCGCTTTGCTCTCTTCTTATTCTTCATTGGACGGGTTGGATGGACTTCGCCGTTCTTTCCcaactaaaatataaaaaggcTGTATCACATCGAGATGTCGATTCGTTTTCCGCCCTCAATGAGATGGGGAATTTGGAAACCCCTATTTATTAAGACTTTTGGGCCCTTTATCTTTCTGAATTGAGGCCCGGCCCGGCTCGCGTCGTTCCAACAACCGGCGGGGAGCACCTCAGTCAGTATACGGTCGTGCGCAGTAACTGAGAGTCCTATTACACCTAAGGCCAACTTAAATTCACCAACCCAGGGTTCATCTCGTGTAGTGATTGTGGACTCGTACAAGGATATTGAGTAGACAGACGGTTGATGTATCAGACTCGACCCTATCTTTCGTAGCATGCATTCCCATCCGTGTCGCAACTGATACGGTAAGCTACGTGTCCGGTGCACGGGGAACTGCCTTCGGTCCCCAAACTGACTTACTCGTGGCAACCTTCCGGCCGCCCAACAACCTATAACGCTAGTCACTACTCCCACTGGGGCTAGGAAGTAAGCCCCACAACCCAAAGCGGCGAAGAACAAATAGAATTTACTACAAAAGCCGGCTAACGGGGGTATTCCTGCGTATGAGAACATAGTAATAGAGAAGGTAATAGCCGAAATAGGATTCGTTTTGGCTAGAGCGCCCAAATCCGCTATATATTTGACACGTGTTTGCCGTAATGCTGAAACTATAGCGAATGCATCTATCGTCATTGATACATAAATAAAGAGACCAATTAGTAGTGATTGAATTCCTTCTATGGTTCCACATGAGAAACCAGTACGAATATAACCTACATGTCCAATTGAACTATGAGCTAGAAGTCTTTTTACTTTCGTTTGGGCCATGGCGGCCAGTGCTCCTAAGATCATAGAAGCAATGCTGCAGAAAAAGAAGATTTGTTGCAATGTAGCTCCATAGGAACCATAAATAAAAACACGTAAAATATTAGCAGAAATAGATATTTTAGGCGCAATAGAAAAGAATGCTGTAACCGGGGTGGGTGAACCCTCATAGATATCCGGTGCCCACATATATAGAGTCAAAAAAGAGATTGAGTCCGAAGGGGAGGTAGGTTTTCTTCGGGGCTCGATAGATGGAATAGATAGGGCCCCAAAAGTTTTTAATTCGCTGCTAGGGAATTCACACGAAAGGGAACGAAGAATTCTCAACGAAAAAAGTGCTCTCTGAACCGAACGTGAAAGTTGTTTTCCATCAGACGGCTGTTCCCGTAACTCCACTCTCGACTTGGATTATATATCCAAAAAGGTCCGCTCTCGGCCATTCCACACGCTGCCTAGGAGAGGCGTGGTTATCTGAAGTGGATTCTATCTTTTGTAGTAGATGCCGAACCTGCTGCTCTATTGACTAAGAAGGGAGCGGACGCAGCAGCTACATGGACCCCTTCCTTTCTGTTGTTGCCAGCGCTTTCCCGGGCCGAGTCGGAattctttattaaatttttaaaaaagagcAGGCAAAGCCCAAAGGCTGCTATCCCAATAGGCCAGCGAGCGGAACGAGGAGAAGGCCCGAAAATCATACCACCGCGGTCGAAAAAGCGCGTTCCCTTCTTTCGAAAGAAAGATTGACATTCTCGGTCTTCTTCGTTTTCGatgaaaaactaagaaaatatcGATCTCCGAAAGCCCTTtccttccttacttgttcaagTAAGCAAGTAAACAACCTTCGTCGAGCCTTTCCCTTAATGGTTAGAGAAAAGCATTCTCTTATCTGAACTTGGCGGGCTTCCGGCCTTACTTCAAATAGGGAGTGGGTTTGGTTTGAACATAggctcaaacatgatttgaaGGGTCCTAGCTATgccatgaaaaaaaataaagaaaaagaccAGATAGATCTTATCCCCTATATCGAACACTCATTCCTATCTATTGATAGAAAGGAAGATCTTCGTCAAATACCGGACtttgccttttttttctttttaggaaTTCTTCCTATCCAAGGCAGCTTACCACAAGCACCCCCCCATACGACTAGTTGGGGGGCTGTTCGCCCTTTGAATAAAACAAAGTAAGTAGTAAGGTAGCGTAAGCTACTTTCATTCTAAAGGAACCCGAAAAAGCAACCTTTAGTCAATAGGAGCCCTACTTTCCTCTTTGCGACCTCATCACTTCAATTCAAGCCCAACCCTATTTCTTAGTCATCGGGCGGAGCGCACCTTTGGTACTTCAGTCGTGTGAGTTCTTTGATAGTTACTTCTTTCCTTACTTATTCAAGTAAGTGAATAGGAATTCCCTTTGGTTCGCCGGTAAGTGTCACTCCTTCCTTTTGATTATGTCGTGACGCTGACTGAATCCAATCCATAAACCCGGAAACGAAACAAAGTTCGTTCCCTTTCGTCAAGTGGGTAAAGTAGGCATACGAACCACTTTAGCTTTGCCTTAGACTCCTTATTATTCTAATAAGCTACTACATAACCTTTGAAACAAAGCAAAAGCAAAGAAGAAGGCAGAATGGAGAAAGGAAGGGGACAAGGGCGGTCTTGCTTGGCGCGAAGGCTGCTGGTTCGGGGGTAGGGTACAGTACTAAAGGTCCTCGGACTTCCAGGCGGTTTTTCTTTTAGGCAGCTGTTTACCGTTGGATCTCGCCAATACAGCCTCCTATAGTTTTCGATACCGAGATATCTATTTTTTCATTGTTCCCAGGGATTTTTTGGGTAATCTGCTCCCATACTGCAAACAGTAAAATCTGAACTGAACCTTGTCGCTCTTCTTTCTTTCCTCGCGGGCAGGAAGCACACCAGCAGCGTGCATTGCGTGATTCTACTGTGTTTTTTGCACTTGACTGGGGGACAGTTGACCGGAAGAGAACTTCGATTCGCCCGGCCAGCAGGCGGGCGGCGTGCTTATCTTGTGTGACAACACTAGAGAGCGAGCGGCTCTTCTAGGCGGGCAGCTGTGTGACAACACTAGAGAGAAAGCGGCGCTTTCGTTTAACATGCTATGGTCTCAACGCCCTTACGAGGTAGTGATGAGTTTCACGCGCTCTAAGCCCAGCCCGCGCGCGGTTAGGAAGATTGGCCGCAATCTGAGCGGTACCACCCACCCTAACCTACCACTTATAGGCGGCCGTCCGTTCTACAGCCGCCCGAAAAGGAACTGCAGTGATCTTGAATAGGGATCCTACAGCGATAAAAAGAATTCCCATAAAAATACCACTAGATCCAACACCTGTGATTTCGTATCCGGTCAAAATCTTGGCTAATTGATCGAAATGGGTAGCTCCTGTAGACCCATAGATCATGGAACAAATAGGGTGGGTAGGCCAAACCACCACACTACGCGTATAGACGCGAACCCCCCTCGTTACCGTACGTGCGACTCTCGCCGCATACGGCTCGCACAAAGACTCCTAAATCCATCCCGAGCCCTTTCTTCCACCCTTCCTCTCCAATCCTCGATCAAACTTGCGTTCTCCAGGCGCTATGAAATGGAGGTCTTTCCTTCGCCTATCATATGTATCGGCTTGGCTTCGTCCCGAACCAAGGCAAGTTGTACTTGCGAGCGCGTGCGTGTAGGAAGGCCGACCACTACATAAGCTAAAAGACTACGATTACAAGCCAAGCCGGAAGCGACTCGCTTCTATTCTCGTTGGGATTGGATATAGATGGAGAATCTATAGATCGTAGTAGTTCGCTAACCTCTCTAACTAACATACGATACAATTTAACTTCAAGGCACGGCCAAAAGAAAGAGCTTCGCTCGGTTGGCCTTCCTCCGCTGACGAATGCCTTCTTTCTCTTCGCTGAAGTCTACAACAAACAAGTGGGAGAGGTAGGATTCGAACCTACGTAGAAAACTTCAACAGATTTACAGTCTGTCGCTTTTAACCACTCGGCCACTCTCCCCTTCCCGGGCTGAGGCCCTCCTCAATAGGTTCTAAGAAAGAGGCGATTTGTTCGCTGAATCAATCAATAAGCTTATTGAGAAACTAAGACTATTAGCTTGGCTAGCGTTCCGGGGGAATCTAGTCATTTAGTCAGTTCATAACAATCTCTGTAAAGCAAGGGGCAAGGCTTCGTAGACAGCTTCCCTCTCATGTAGTCGTCGGCCTTCTTCCCCTCTTTGTCGCTTCTAGCGAAGCTGCAAGCCTACTTAAATAGCTTACGCTTACTAAGCCTAGCCTACTAAAAAAGGGCTACAGCAAGCAAGCTTTCCCCCTTCCTTTGTTGTGGGTCGCGCCTTGCCTTACCTTACCGCAGGCACTGAATGAAATGAGTGGAGATCTTCCTTCCGGCTAATGAAGAGACTACTTAAGTCTGCCCATTCATTCCCAGCGGATCCTTCTTCTCCCTAAGAATTGAACGAACCAAGTTCGCCTATACGAGAGTGAGGAATAAAACCCAAGAAGAAACTTCTCACTTTGAATGTCCCACGATTGATTCTGCTAGTTTAGAAACGAAGTAGAAGGACGGGGGTCGCTAGGTCAGAAAGGCGATAACTTCAAATTCTCCCCAAGTAGGATTTGAACCTACGACCAATCGGTTAACAGCCGACCGCTCTACCACTGAGCTACTGAGGAACAACGGACTTAAGGTTGTTTACTTACTTAGTGCGAAGCATGTTGGTAGTTTACTTACTTAATCTTTAGATTAAGGAAGCCGACTCTCGTTCTTTGGACTAACCTATGACCAAAATGGGTTCGTCACTTTTTTCACATACACCGGGGAAAAGGTTACGATAGCAAGCCCCTCCCCGGCCGGAGAGACTCCAGGACAAGGGGGCGGCAGTCAACCATCCACTCTCGAGATTCATATTGATCAATCGATCTCCGCGTCCTTCCAGTTCGCTAAGTAGACTCACTCTACCGATACTTTTCCTGCCAAAAGCAAGAGACTGACTTCTCATCCTAGGAGTTAGCAGGTATGATAGAGCCCCCTCTCTGTCTGTCTCTCCGAGTTTCTACTACTAAGTCTCTGCCATTCAATCATAGAATCGATTCCGATCAAGCTGAAAAAGCGTTCATCCTGGATTTTTTTCCTGAAAAAAAAATGTCTATCATGATAGCATGCCTATTCATTCGGTCAAAGTCTCCACGGCCTTTTCACGCCCTTCTACTGAGAGGTGTACCGTGTTGATAGGAATCGGCAAAGACCTTCTTTTACACGTCCTCGAGGGCAGCATTCATGGCAATCATCACTAGGTTCTTTCGAGGACATGGTATGACTTTGTTCTTGGTGTTGTTTAATAGATGTCGAGTGCCACCTTTCCCTGTCCGAGAATCTCCATCTGCTTTAAGTGGGCGAGCAATTGCATTGCCCTATGTCAGGTTGGTTGTTCAAAAAAAAGACTTTATTTTTACCCCTTAAGCTTCGCATAAGCGGCTACATACCTTGCATTTTCATCTTTTTGGGCGCCCGCCTCCTCTTCAGACGAGCCTGGTGGTTGTTCGGTTTCCGCTTTTTGAGGCGGGAGTACTTGGTTGTTGGGGTTTCCTTTTCTTTAACCAATTCGGTTGTGTCAGCTCCGAGATTGGTCTAACATTTTCTTATGAGCTGGCTGGACAAAGATGGATTGAAAGTCAGATAGATTCATTTGAGTTCAAGTAGTACAGGATCTTCGATCGACCATGGGGCCTATTCTACCCTTACAAATTTCATTCTATTGAAGCGTAACGTAAAAGCTCCTTCTCATCCTTGTATTTTTTTGGTTTGGAAGTTCCAGAATCTTGTCTGTGGATTTTTAACAAACAAAGTCAAGCCCCCTTCTACTATGCCATTTGATTTATTTGATTCAATTTCCGTGCTGCTCGCTACTCTCCGAGGCCAAGGACGGGGTCGAACCGTCATTCCAGGATTTGCAGTCCGATACATTTCCATTATGTTACCTAGCCAAACTCGCCACCTCCTGTGTCAAAGTCAAATGTTCTTCCTTAGTCTTGCAACTAAGCTCTTCGAACCTTATTATTCTAATAAGATACTACATAACCTTACAGTCGAGTTACTACGTACCTCTTCTTTGGTCATCACGGAGACTTGGTGCAAATCAATGAATCCCTAAATAGACCCGAAACTCACGTTTTCATTTAGCAAAATAGGCCATTCCGGGCCTTTTCCTCATAGAAAGAAAAGACTGATGCCACTATCGCCTCTTGCCTTTGCTTTAATAGAACCTATTCGACTGGAAGGTAAAGCAAGCAAGGAAGGCAAAGAGCTGGTGCCTTACAGGAGTATGAGTTCCCGGAGAAGAGTATGGCTTCAAAGTTAAAGTTTTCTTCTATGGGTCTCAACACCAAAAAAAGTAAAGCAAGATGGCCTTCTTTCTATAAGATGAATTCAGGCGCTCTTTCTTTACTTTACACGTTTACACAGGGAAATACTGCTCAAATAGCCTGCCCGTCTGTCTTTGACTGGTTGGGAATAGGTCCTTAACGACCGATAGGATCTCACAGGGCTGCGGCTGCCTCCGTCTGTCTCACCCCAAGGCTCTTTTCCATGCCTGCCGCTCTGATGGATGTAAAGTTTTGAAAGACTTTTTTCAAGGTTCTCCTTTCTCGATTGGAGCTAGAAGAACCGGTGTAAACGAAAAGCTTTCGACGATAGCTCTTTCGCTAGGAGGGAATCAGTTACGAGTACGAAATGCTTTTCACATACAAGTAGGATAGCGCGATAAGGCAGTTACACTCCTCCGCCTGGCATTCCAGTTCAAATACTAGTGGGGTAGACAACCTCATGTCATACGTGAAAATAGTAAGGCCCTTGCCTACGGGCTCATTGGAACACTCAAGTCTTTTGAATCAAAAGATTCATCCAGTTGGAAATTTCCACAACAGGATCTTTATATCATTCCCGAGGAATATGACATGGCCTTTCAGCCCTTCTTACTATGCTTTCCGTGGTAGCTAGACTAAGTCCTGGTGTTTTAGTTAGTTAGTAAAGGCTTTAGGAAAAGGCGTAACTGTTCTTATCGGGCTATAGAGAAGATTTCGTTCTTTATTCCCCTTTAATATGTAATAGTAGTTATAATCCATACTAGCAATAAGGCAGTTTTTTCTTTCTCAAGCCTGTTTGAAAGCATGTGATAAAGCCTAAGCCATTTTAAGCTTCTTCTCCATTATCTGGGAAGGCTAACAATAAGGGGTAGATTTCTTTCCTTGCCGAAGTTAGTATTGTGTTCAACTCCGCGGGTTGGCTGGTTGGAAGGATTGCTTTCTGCCATCTGTCtttcctttctctctcttctcttaGCAAAGAAAGTAGAAAAAGTCAAACTTCTGGCTTGGGAAAAGCTTCCCCTGTAGTCGTCAGCTAGCTCGTTCTTGACAGATCCGATCGGGTGTTCATAATCTGGAGTAAAAGGATTCGAACCTTTGCATGCCGGTACCAAAAACCGATGCCTTACCACTTGGCTATACTCCATATACGGCCTGTTTTGGACGATAGAACGGGGAAAGGGATTTCCCGAAGAAATTCGAGCCGTGCAAGGACGCGGGGATATAGCAAGTAAGTAGCAAGATTCTCCCTTTAGGACCGACTACAACAAGCTCGCGACTCTAATAGAAAGAAAGAGTAAGCTCCCTGCTCTATTTGCTTGCAATGCTATGTCTATCAAAGTTGGCGAACGCTTCTTGTTCTCGTCCACCCCTTCTAGACTAATGCAAGCACTAAGTAAGTAAACtacctttctttttttttcataaccTAGACTAAAGAAGAAGCTCCTGAATCCGCGCAGGGCCAAATCAGCAGCAAGAGAACTGTCCTAACCTGCCACCGGTGACTTTCTCAGAGCTCCGCAGGAGAAGAAAGAAAGTCCGAGCCCAATTTCTACAATTGCATTGCCTTACTCCCTATTCTCTCTTAAAACTTTTGAAAGCTCGGCGAGAAAGAGTTGGTTAAGAACTATTGACTCTAACCCATAGCAGTGTAAGTCAGGAGATGCTCGCCTTTGGAATTAAGATGGATGAAGAGGCACTTGAGCCTGGAAATGAAAAAATTAGGGGAAAAGATGAAAGCGGTCACTATACTAGAGGAGGGCAAGACATGACCGCGACTTAAGATTCAAGTACCGTTAAAAAGACTAAAAGAACGAGATAGCGATAGCTGTAATAAAGCACAGGCTAATACGAGCCGACCAGAAGAAGCAAAGCTTAGATTACCAGATCGTGGACACAATCCTCCTAGAGATGGAGAGCCCCTTGCCTTTTCTAGCCTCTCCTTCTTGCTTGCTTACTTAGCTCTTGTCttagttactttttttttctagggtttttatgAGTGTTAAAACGGTAGATTTTtcatttgccaattaatttttcCGATTCGATCAAAAATGGGATTTCTTTTTGGCTAGAGAAAGGTTCTGTGACATGGACGCTTAGCCCAACTCGGTCGGTCGGTCAGCCCACCTAACAGATGATGAGATTCTCGATCGATTTGATCGAATTTGGAAAAGTCTTTTTCACGATTCAGAACAGTGGAGCTTTCGATCAAGATGTTCTCGCGTCCCCCGTTCGGGCTCTCGCTCAAATCGGAACCCCTTTATGCCTTGGCAGGCTTTCGACTCAATCTAATAGCCTACCTATCGTCAAAGAGAAAGTTTTCGCATGGGCTCATCATCTGATGCAGAACCGATGCGAGAAGGATAAAAAATATGGGGGAAGAGGATCTTTTTAGCTTTCAAAAACCAGTAGAAAGGAAAGAATGCGGGGAACAACTCTTTCCAAAGACAGTAATTAGTTTGAGTTAGCATAAAAGATTTGATTGAATGAACGCCATCCTTGGTTCTTTTCAAAGAAATCCAATGTTGAGCCAAGCCTTTCCAGCCGGTAATCGCCGAAGGCGAAGGCAATGAAATTTACTGACTCTTTAGAGTAAGGTAATGCCAATTCACTTACTTGGAACAAGTAAGGTAGTTTACTTACTTACTTGATAGAGTAAGGAAAAAAAAGACTTTTTTAGAAGAAAGGCGAGAAGGAAGAGAAGAAGGATTAGTAGTTGCCTCGCCGAGGAACTTGAGGCCGACATACCGAGTGCGGTCCCAGAGTTCAAGACGCTGTCTAAAACTCGTGTCGATCATAGAAAAGCATTTctttcaaaatgaaaacaaacCTCATTCTCTTGTTCCCCTCCCGAAAAAACGGCAGATCCAGATGCGAGATGATCCCGAACCTATTTAAGAACCACCATCCATCACCAATCACATTCCACATCCCACTTCAATTTCATTGCCTCTCTCTAACTCTAAAACTTATGCACTCTACTCGCCGCCTACTCCACTCCTTACCACTAAACGACGAAGCCCGGAGCGGAAGGAGGGACTTGAACCCTCAACCTTAGCCTTGGCAAGGCTATGCTCTACCATTAAGCTATTTCCGCCAGCTACGGTAGTGGCGAAGCACTACTGAGCAATTCACGTATCACTTGATACGGACGACTTATGTTTTTCCGCCGGACCACCCTCTTGACCTCCGATCGAGCTACGAGCACGAGTAGGTAGGTGGCTAGGGGGCCGGGAAGGGGGACCTTTCTTTTTGCTTCGCGCTAGATGAGATGATGATTAGTAGGTCAGGTCCCGTGTGTGTGCTCTTTCTCACAATCCTAAAGAGGCGGGCTGTCTTTTCAATCAATCTCCGGCCGCTCAGTGCCGCTATTGGTGCGAGTTGTAAGGGGTATTGGTCTCGAGTCGAGAAAAAGCTTCATCTCATTCTTGTAACGGGAGTGAGTGCACCGCAAGACCAGACAAGTTGCTCTCTCGCCTTGCAGCAGCGGAATCCTTCTTTTAAGTTAAGTCATTTCCTAAGAAGGCTCCTCTTATTCTACGAGAATCAAATTctcctacaataattccacgAATCTGCTCGGAACCGGTCGATTCCTGAGCCATTCGTTCTCCCCTCTCGGTTGGCCTTTGGCAGCCACTAAAGCAAGTAAGAAAACCTAGAGTTCATTCACTTAAAGAACCGCGGATTTTTACCGGATTGTACACCTTTGTGTCTGGCTATGTATATGAATATGCATAAAGAAAGGACGGGACATCTCTCtcctttttactttttttgggGGGGGGAGAAGAGAGAGGAAAGAAGCTACAGCGGCACCTCACGAACTTCTTACTGGGGCAGCACCATCCTATAGGCATTTGCGAGTGTTTGGATGCaccttttttgttgttttgtttataTTCTTGCGCAGTTAAGAGATAAATTGTCCTCAAGGCAAGCACTTGTGTCTTTTTTGGATATGCTCAGTCCGAATATAGATAGATGCTATGACGTGAAATCCAAGAGACTCGATGTATCCTTGAATGTTCTCTTTAATGAGGTCACCTcatattttccttttcttaattAAGAAGCCCTGGAGGAGAATAGTGATGGAGATGTATTATGGCCTTCTCCTGTTCATCAACTCGAACTTCATTCTTCTGCAGTTGATGTTATGGATCAGCCTCACTCTTCAGGCCAGCATCTTCCGCCGATTGTCAGCCTGTTCAGCTGACCTCAGAGGCTTCCAGTCATCCGGAACAGCATCTTTCTTCTCGGCGACGATTACAGTCTCTTTCCAAAAGTCAGACTACTCTAGAAGATCAGCAGTCTAGCCCAGTTGCTTTCCT
The Amaranthus tricolor cultivar Red isolate AtriRed21 chromosome 11, ASM2621246v1, whole genome shotgun sequence DNA segment above includes these coding regions:
- the LOC130826977 gene encoding LOW QUALITY PROTEIN: NADH-ubiquinone oxidoreductase chain 2-like (The sequence of the model RefSeq protein was modified relative to this genomic sequence to represent the inferred CDS: inserted 1 base in 1 codon); translated protein: MWAPDIYEGSPTPVTAFFSIAPKISISANILRVFIYGSYGATLQQIFFFCSIASMILGALAAMAQTKVKRLLAHSSIGHVGYIRTGFSCGTIEGIQSLLIGLFIYVSMTIDAFAIVSALRQTRVKYIADLGALAKTNPISAITFSITMFSYAGIPPLAGFCSKFYLFFAALGCGAYFLAPVGVVTSVIGCWAAGRLPRVSQFXGPKAVPRAPDT